Proteins from a genomic interval of Arvicola amphibius chromosome 17, mArvAmp1.2, whole genome shotgun sequence:
- the Myl6b gene encoding myosin light chain 6B, which yields MPPKKDVPVKKPAGPPISKPAAKSAAGTPQAKTKAEPAAPQTPAKTQEPPVDLSKVVIEFNKDQLEEFKEAFELFDRTGDGKILYSQCGDLMRALGQNPTNAEVLKVLGNPKSDELKSRRVDFETFLPMLQAVAKNRDQGTYEDYLEGLRVFDKEGNGKVMGAELRHVLTTLGEKMTEEEVETVLAGHEDSNGCINYEAFLKHILSL from the exons ATGCCTCCCAAGAAGGATGTTCCTGTGAAGAAACCAGCAGGGCCCCCCATCTCTaagcctgctgccaagtctgcaGCAGGGACCCCTCAAGCCAAGACCAAGGCTGAGCCAGCTGCCCCCCAGACCCCTGCAAAAACCCAGGAGCCTCCTGTTGATCTCTCCAAAGTCGTG ATCGAGTTTAACAAGGACCAGCTGGAGG AGTTCAAGGAGGCCTTTGAGCTGTTTGACCGAACAGGTGATGGCAAGATCCTGTACAGCCAATGTGGGGACCTGATGAGGGCCCTGGGCCAGAACCCTACCAACGCCGAGGTGCTCAAGGTCCTGGGGAACCCCAAGAGCGATG aGCTGAAGTCCCGACGCGTGGACTTTGAGACGTTCCTGCCTATGCTCCAAGCAGTGGCCAAGAACCGGGACCAAGGCACATATGAGGACTACCTGGAGGGGCTCCGTGTGTTTGACAAAGAGGGCAATGGCAAAGTCATGGGAGCAGAGCTCAGACATGTTCTTACCACCCTGG GAGAGAAGATgacagaggaagaggtggagacTGTCCTAGCAGGCCACGAGGACAGCAACGGCTGTATCAACTATGAGG CCTTCCTGAAGCACATCCTAAGCCTCTGA
- the Myl6 gene encoding myosin light polypeptide 6 isoform X1, with protein sequence MCDFTEDQTAEFKEAFQLFDRTGDGKILYSQCGDVMRALGQNPTNAEVLKVLGNPKSDEMNVKVLDFEHFLPMLQTVAKNKDQGTYEDYVEGLRVFDKEGNGTVMGAEIRHVLVTLGEKMTEEEVEMLVAGHEDSNGCINYEGECPAVNWSL encoded by the exons ATG TGTGACTTCACCGAGGACCAGACCGCAG AGTTCAAGGAGGCTTTCCAGCTGTTTGACCGAACAGGTGATGGCAAGATCCTGTACAGCCAATGTGGGGACGTGATGAGGGCCCTGGGCCAGAACCCTACCAACGCCGAGGTGCTCAAGGTCCTGGGGAACCCCAAGAGCGATG AGATGAATGTGAAGGTGCTGGACTTTGAGCACTTCCTGCCCATGCTGCAGACTGTGGCCAAGAACAAGGACCAGGGAACTTATGAGGACTATGTCGAAGGCCTTCGTGTGTTCGACAAGGAAGGGAATGGTACCGTCATGGGTGCTGAAATCCGGCATGTCCTCGTCACACTGG GAGAGAAGAtgacagaggaggaagtggagatgCTGGTGGCGGGTCATGAGGACAGCAACGGTTGTATCAACTATGAAGGTGAGTGTCCAGCTGTGAACTGGAGCCTTTGA
- the Myl6 gene encoding myosin light polypeptide 6 isoform X3 — MCDFTEDQTAEFKEAFQLFDRTGDGKILYSQCGDVMRALGQNPTNAEVLKVLGNPKSDEMNVKVLDFEHFLPMLQTVAKNKDQGTYEDYVEGLRVFDKEGNGTVMGAEIRHVLVTLGEKMTEEEVEMLVAGHEDSNGCINYEAFVRHILSG, encoded by the exons ATG TGTGACTTCACCGAGGACCAGACCGCAG AGTTCAAGGAGGCTTTCCAGCTGTTTGACCGAACAGGTGATGGCAAGATCCTGTACAGCCAATGTGGGGACGTGATGAGGGCCCTGGGCCAGAACCCTACCAACGCCGAGGTGCTCAAGGTCCTGGGGAACCCCAAGAGCGATG AGATGAATGTGAAGGTGCTGGACTTTGAGCACTTCCTGCCCATGCTGCAGACTGTGGCCAAGAACAAGGACCAGGGAACTTATGAGGACTATGTCGAAGGCCTTCGTGTGTTCGACAAGGAAGGGAATGGTACCGTCATGGGTGCTGAAATCCGGCATGTCCTCGTCACACTGG GAGAGAAGAtgacagaggaggaagtggagatgCTGGTGGCGGGTCATGAGGACAGCAACGGTTGTATCAACTATGAAG CATTTGTGAGGCACATCCTGTCGGGGTGA
- the Myl6 gene encoding myosin light polypeptide 6 isoform X2, with translation MCDFTEDQTAEFKEAFQLFDRTGDGKILYSQCGDVMRALGQNPTNAEVLKVLGNPKSDEMNVKVLDFEHFLPMLQTVAKNKDQGTYEDYVEGLRVFDKEGNGTVMGAEIRHVLVTLGEKMTEEEVEMLVAGHEDSNGCINYEELVRMVLNG, from the exons ATG TGTGACTTCACCGAGGACCAGACCGCAG AGTTCAAGGAGGCTTTCCAGCTGTTTGACCGAACAGGTGATGGCAAGATCCTGTACAGCCAATGTGGGGACGTGATGAGGGCCCTGGGCCAGAACCCTACCAACGCCGAGGTGCTCAAGGTCCTGGGGAACCCCAAGAGCGATG AGATGAATGTGAAGGTGCTGGACTTTGAGCACTTCCTGCCCATGCTGCAGACTGTGGCCAAGAACAAGGACCAGGGAACTTATGAGGACTATGTCGAAGGCCTTCGTGTGTTCGACAAGGAAGGGAATGGTACCGTCATGGGTGCTGAAATCCGGCATGTCCTCGTCACACTGG GAGAGAAGAtgacagaggaggaagtggagatgCTGGTGGCGGGTCATGAGGACAGCAACGGTTGTATCAACTATGAAG AGCTTGTCCGGATGGTGCTGAACGGCTGA